The window TTTCCATCCTTATCCTTGAGTGGAACGGAGTAGGTAAAACGTTGCAGGTCGCGATAGGCAACCGGTAGCTTTACTTCCCGGCCATGATGCTTCAGGTAGGCGCGCAGGCGATCGTTGACCGGAAACATCGGTTTCTTGCGGGAGGGCTTATCGAACTCCCCCTTTTCGGATGCGTTATGATGGGATGCGAATGACAAGGAAATGAATTGTCCTACAATTTAAGGCAAATGGATTTATGGGAGACTGTTGAGCAGTTTCTTGAAATAGGAGGGCGCCCACTGCAGCCTGCTGCCATACCAACTGAAATATTCCCCATTAACCAGGAGGATGGTTGTTCCGGGCAATTGTTCCTGCAATTCCAGTATATGTTTTTCAGCAAATGGATAGGGCTCCGATGAGAGCAGTAGTAGTTCGCAACCCAGTTCCCTGATTTCTCCCACCGTGGTGACGGGGTATCGCTGCCTTGATCCGAAAATGTTGTTGAAGCCGCATTTTTCCATCATCGAATGGATGAAGGTATCGGACCCTGCCGTCATATATGGGTCTTTCCAGATCAGGTAAGTAGTCCTTGGTTTGTTCTTGATCGGCTCCAATCCAAGGAAACCTTCTTGTATAACCGAAACCAGGCTTTCAGCAGGGGCTGTCCTGCCGGTGATTTCCCCTATTCCCAGGATCATCTCCAGGGCTGATGCCAGGTCATTCACATCGCTTATCCAAACGGGATAATGCGCGGCAAGGCTCTCGATCTGTTCTTTTTGGTTTTCTTCCTTATTGGCAATGATAAGGTTGGGTTGTAGTTGGTGGATCCTTTCCGGCCGAATATCCTTGGTGCCGCCGATCCTTGTTTTGGTTCGGAACCAATCGTCCGGGTGGATGCAAAAACGGGTAATGCCTACCGTTTCCTTTTCCAGTCCAAGGTGAAAAAGAAGTTCGGTTTGTGAAGGGACAAGCGAAATGATCCTTTTAGGGAGATCACCCAACAGGACGATCCTGCCCATCTGATCAATACATTCAGGCATTCAGGAAATTTGCTGCAAAATAAAGGGAATAGGTAGAAATGAAAGAAGGAGGACCACTTTGTACCCCCTGCCTTACATGAAGTAGGGCAGGAGGATACCGGACTCAATCACTGGAATTCCCAGGGGTTGGATTGTTAAGTGGTTTTCAGGATTTGGCGGTTTTTCATTGTGGATTTGGAATCCCCAGGAAGCCCGGTCTAAACTTTTTTTGGACGGTTAGGAAACTGGACATGGTTTGGACGGTTTGGACTCGGGCTCATGGTAATGAATAATGGTTTCAGAGGTTGATCAAGCTAAAAGCTTTTTCGGTTCGGGTTCAAAGAACTTGCCTCATCCACTCATCACACCGGCTTTTCAAAGGATTTGGTGCTGATTTCGGTTTAGGACTTTCATTGGATCATTGGACAAAAAAAGGAAGTTGATTGATATTGGATTTTTCCTTTGGTTCTTTCGCAGGAATTGGATCTTGGATTTGGATTTTGGATTTTGCGAAACTGGTTCTTCGGATATTGGATACGATTGAATTATCAATCAACTTCTGATACAAAAGTAGGTCGCTTGCATATTGCGTACAATAGCGCATTTGCTCAATTTTAACACTTCAGTATTTACTGCAGGAATCGTATCCTTTCAGTGGACTTACGGGTAGGATTACGCGCAATAGAATCGTAAAAATACTAATCCCGGTAATTGGGTAAAAGGAAAGGGTGCGGCAGAAACCGCACCCCTGTTGAATTATGATGATTTTTGCTATTATTTGCCCATTGCCTGCAGTACATCATACTTGGTCACAATGTGGAAATTCCCGGCCTCATCCCTGCTTAAAACTGCACCATTTTCCTTGTTGATGAGTGTGCTCAGTTTCTCCACTGGAGTCTGGAAGTCAACGATCGGGAACGGTGATTCCAATACAGTGCCCACTTTAGCGTGCTTGATATCAGGGTTGGTAAAGACCTTCTGGAACAATCCGCCCTCGCTGATGGAGCCAATTGCCTTGTCGCCTTCCATAACCGGTATGTGTTCGATATCATACTTCTTCATCAGTTCAACTGCCTCACTAACGGTATGGTTGGCATCAACGGTGATCAGGCGCTGGCGGCTGCCACGTCCATTGACAATATCCTTAAAGGTCTTGACATCCAGGAAGCCCCTTTCCAGCATCCACTGGTCGTTATAGATCTTGGCAACATAGCGGCTTCCGTGGTCGTGGAAGATCAATACCACCACATCATCAGGCTTCAACCTGTCCTTAAGCTGCATCAGGCCCTGCAAACAGCTTCCTGCGCTATAACCGCAGAACAGGCCTTCTTCTTTGGCCAATCTCCTGGCCATCACAGCGCCATCCTTATCGGTCACCTGCTCAAAGTGGTCGATAACACTCATGTCATAGTTCTGTGGTACAAAGTCTTCCCCGAATCCTTCAGATATGTAGGGATGCACTTCATTCATATCGATCTCGCCAGTCTTGAAATACTTGGTCAGCAGGGAGCCATAGACGTCAATGGCCCAAACCTGGATAGCCGGGTTTTTCTCTTTCAGGTACATGGCAGTTCCTGTTACGGTTCCCCCGGTACCGGCTGTGCAGATCAGGTGGGTGA is drawn from Flavihumibacter rivuli and contains these coding sequences:
- a CDS encoding ABC transporter substrate-binding protein, whose amino-acid sequence is MPECIDQMGRIVLLGDLPKRIISLVPSQTELLFHLGLEKETVGITRFCIHPDDWFRTKTRIGGTKDIRPERIHQLQPNLIIANKEENQKEQIESLAAHYPVWISDVNDLASALEMILGIGEITGRTAPAESLVSVIQEGFLGLEPIKNKPRTTYLIWKDPYMTAGSDTFIHSMMEKCGFNNIFGSRQRYPVTTVGEIRELGCELLLLSSEPYPFAEKHILELQEQLPGTTILLVNGEYFSWYGSRLQWAPSYFKKLLNSLP
- a CDS encoding pyridoxal-phosphate dependent enzyme, which codes for MDIKNNILETIGNTPLIRLNKITRDLPGTILAKVDYFNPGNSIKDRMALKMVEVAEKEGKLKPGGTIIECTSGNTGMGLALAAVVKGYKCIFTTTDKQSREKMDILKAVGAEVIVCPTNVEPDDPRSYYSVAQRLAREIPNSYHFNQYDNPANRLAHYETTGPEIWRQTDGKITHLICTAGTGGTVTGTAMYLKEKNPAIQVWAIDVYGSLLTKYFKTGEIDMNEVHPYISEGFGEDFVPQNYDMSVIDHFEQVTDKDGAVMARRLAKEEGLFCGYSAGSCLQGLMQLKDRLKPDDVVVLIFHDHGSRYVAKIYNDQWMLERGFLDVKTFKDIVNGRGSRQRLITVDANHTVSEAVELMKKYDIEHIPVMEGDKAIGSISEGGLFQKVFTNPDIKHAKVGTVLESPFPIVDFQTPVEKLSTLINKENGAVLSRDEAGNFHIVTKYDVLQAMGK